A window of Hordeum vulgare subsp. vulgare chromosome 5H, MorexV3_pseudomolecules_assembly, whole genome shotgun sequence genomic DNA:
tgggtatatctacttgatgaagcacaaatctgagacgtttgaaaagttcaaggaatttcagagtgaggttgagaatcaacgtgacagaaaaattaaatgtctacgatctgatcgtggaggagaatatttgagtcacgagtttggcacacacctaaggaaatgtggaatcgtttcacaactaacgccgcctggtacaccgcagcgcaacggagtgtctgaacgtcgtaatcgcactttattagatatggtacgatctatgatgtctctcaccgacttaccgctatcattttggggatacgcattagaaactgcagcattcactttaaatagggcaccgtctaaatccgttgagacgacaccgtatgaactgtggtttggcaagaaacctaagttgtcgtttcttaaagtttggggctgcgatgcttatgtgaagaaacttcaaccagaaaagttcgaacccaaagcggagaaatgcgtattcataggataccctaaggaaactattgggtataccttctatcttagatccgaaggtaaaacctttgttgccaagaacggatcctttctagagaaagagtttctctcgaaagaagtaagtgggaggaaggtagaacttgatgaggtaattacaccccctctcgaacaggaaagtagcgcaacgcaagaagttgttcctgtggtgcctacaccgactgaagaggaagttaatgatgatgatcatgaagcttcggatcaagttactactgaaccgcgaagatccacgagggtacgctccgcaccagagtggtacggcaaccctgtgatggaaatcatgttgttagacaacggtgaaccttcgaactatgaagaagcgatggcgggcccggattccaacaaatggcttgaggccatgaaatccgaggtaggatccatgtatgagaacaaagtatggactttggtggacttgcccgatgaccggcgagccatagaaaataaatggatcttcaagaagaagactgatgcgaacggtaatgtgaccgtttacaaagctcgacttgtcgcaaagggtttttgacaaattcaaggagttgactacgatgagactttctctcccgtagcgaagctgaaatcagtccgaatcatgttagcaattgccgccttttatgattatgaaatttggcaaatggacgtcaaaacagcgttccttaacgggaaccttaaggaagagttgtatatgatgcaaccagaaggttttgtcgatcctaagggtgctaacaaagtgtgcaagctccagcgctccatctatgggctggtgcaagcatctcggagttggaacattcgctttaatgaggtgattaaagcgtttgggttcatacaggtttaggagaagcctgtctgtacaagaaagtgagtgggagctctgtagctttcctcgtactatatgtggatgacatattattgatggggaatgatatagagatgctggagagcataaaggcctatttgaacaagagtttttcaatgaaggaccttggagaagctgcatacatattaggcatcaagatctatagagatagatcgagacgcctcataggtctttcgcaaagtacataccttgacaagatattgaagaagttcaatatggaaaactcaaagaaagggttcttgccagttttgcaaggtatgagattgagtaagactcagtcgccgaccacggcagcagatagagagaagatgagttctgtcccctacgcttcagccgtgggctctctaatgtatgccatgctctgTACCAGACCTgacataaaccttgcgataagcttggtagggaggtaccaaagtaatcccggtgcggaacactggacagcggtcaagaatatccttaagtacctgaaaaggactaaggaaatgtttctcgtttatggaggtgacgaagagctcatcgtaaagggttacgtcaatgctagcttcgacacagatccggatgactctaagtcacaaaccggatacgtatatgtgttgaatggtggggcagtgagctgatgcagcagcaagcaagaagtcgtggcagcatctacatgtgaagcggagtacatagctgcttcagaagcggctcatgaaggaatttggatgaaggagctcatcaccgaccttggagtggttccaagcgcgtcgggtcctatgacactcttctgtgataacactggagccattgccatagccaaagagcccaggtttcaccggaagacgaagcacatcaagcgccgctacaactccatccaggaccatgtccagagtggagtgatagatatttgtaaagtacacacggatctgaatattgcagacccgttgactaaacctcttccacgagcaaaacatgatcaacaccatgatgctatgggtgttcgatacatcacaatgtaactagattattgactctagtgcaagtgggagactgttggaaatatgccctagaggcaataataaaatggttattatcatatttccttgttcatgataatcatctatcgttcatgctataattgtattaacaggaaacggtaatacatgtgtgaatgaatagatcacaatgtgtccctagcaagcctctagttggctagctcgttagtcaatagatgatcatggtttcctgatcatggacattggatgtcattgataacgggatcacatcattgggagaatgatgtggtggacaagacccaatcctaagcctagcactagatcgtattgttcgtatgctaatgcttttctaatgtcaagtatcttttccttcgaccgtgagattgtgcaactcccggacaccgtaggagtgctttgggtgtatcaaacgtcacaacgtaactgggtgactataaaggtgcactacgggtacctccgaaagtgtctgttgggttggcacgaatcgagatcgggatttgtcactccgtgtgaggagaggtatctctgggcccactcggtagaacatcatcatgagctcaatgtgactaaggagttagtcacacgatgacgtgctccggaacgagtaaagagacttaccggtaacgagattgaacaaggtataggtataccgacgatcgaatctcgggcaagttctataccgacagacaaagggaatcatgtacgggattgattgaatccttgacatcgtggttcatccgatgagatcatcgtggagctagtgggagccaccatgggtatccagaccccgctgatggttattggccagagaggtgtctcggtcatgtctgcctgtctcccgaacccgtagggtctacacacttaaggttcgatgacgctagggttatagggaattgttatacgagattaccgaaattttttcggagtcccggatgagatcccggacgtcacgaggagctccggaatggtccggaggtaaagattgatatataggacggatggtttcggacaccggaagtgtttcgggcatcaccggtaacgtaccgggaccaccgggaccaccgaaggggggcaacgaccccgggaggctagatgggctaagtggggaagggaaccagcccctaagtgggctggtgcgccccccacccagcccatgggcaccagaaaaaagggggaaagggggaaccctaatttaggtgggccttaggcccaccagaggggtgcgccacccctcccccttgccctggccgccacccctctcccatctaagggctgttgcaccccttaggggtgggaaccctaagggctgcgccccctccctctccccctatatatagatgaggttcggggctgtttgagacacgggaaaatctctctctctcggcgcagccctgctcctctccctcctcctctctgccggcgcttggcgaagccctgccgggagacctcgtctctccaccaacaccacgccgtcgtgttgctggtcttcttcccaacctctccctcctccttgctggatcaaggtgcgggagacgtcaccgggctgcacgtgtgttgaacgcggaggtgccgttgttcggcactagatcggaatcgctgcgagtacgactccatcaaccgcgttctagcaacgcttccgcttagcaatcttcaaaggtatgaagatgctcttacccctctctcgttgctggtctctccataggaagatctgaacatgcgtaggaaatttttgaatttatgctacgttacccaacactcatAGCGTTGAAGCATCCATTGATATGTCTATGCACCGTTTCCGGACTGTGCTGAAACCTATCAGTCAGCGTACGATAACTCGCATTCCTGGAAAGCATGTACATAAACATCCCTAGTTGCTCTTCAACGCTGACTCCTTTTGAATTTCGTAGAAGTTTTCTGGATTTAAGATGGTCGCATAGAGCTTGGAAGATGTGGGATTCCATCCTAAGAATATCAAGGCACCGTTGAGGATGGCCATCCAATATTTCTCGGATATATTTAGCTCCCGTAAGAATGGATGTGTTTATTGGAAATAAATTCTCTCCTAGAAGATATACAATATAATGTTGGGAAGACAAGAAacatcatctcctcctcctcctcttcagaatCAATACATGACTCATATCCATCATCATGGTTACTCGTATCCATTATCTAGCGAGAAGAGATTACAAAATAAATACCTCAACTCTCCTTCAAAGTAAATACAGCAATGTATATAATCTATGTTATGACAATGGAAATAAAAGGATCACTAGCACATTAGTTTCTTGCCAAATGACCGAACCTGAATACTAACAATTGGATGAAACTGAACAAAGGTGCCACATAACAGAATGCTAACAATTGGCCTAACAAGTTTTCAGATTCATTATATTTCTTGAATAAAAACTAGAAAAATGAGCTTTTACTACTACAGAGCTTTCTGAACCATCTAGCACTTTCtcctcctttgtaacttattaatGTGGTATTACTACTGAACTGCATAGTGCCAGTTTGTTAACTGTCAATGCATCACAAAACCGACCATGTAGAGTTGAGCTAGGTCCGGTCCTGTAGCTAGTAACTACTGATTTCAGTTCTATCACCCTCACCCACGATCACAAGATCAGGCACATCAGAGCACTAGTATCTCTCAAATCTAGACAGTGAAGGGAAAGCAAGCAGGAACATGCAATAAATCAACGAGGTGAACTCGCTAAAATTACATACTAGCAACATCAACGAGGaggagtggaggaggagggggggagagagagaagcACACCAGATCGTCGGCGGAAATGGGGTCGCGATAGAGCAGAGgaggccgtggaggaggaggagggagtcgcCGCCGCGGTTGGAGGAGGGAGCCTTCGTCGAGGCCAGCAAcgagccatggaggaggaggaggagtcgtcGTCGCAGTTGGAGGAGTGAGTCGTCGAGGTCAGGAGCGAGCCTGCGTCGAGGTCAGGAGCCTCCGTCGTTGGTTCGTCCGGTGGCGCCCTCGATCCGGTGGAGCCCCCCGACGACGCAACCCTCGATCCAGTGGAGCCCCCGGCGGCACAACCCTCGATCCGATCTGGTTTCCAACGAGAGGAGGGGAGAAACGATGGGATGTGGGGAAAAAACGACGGGACGTGGTGTGTATCAGATACGGGCCTATTACAGGTGTAAAATGGAAAACCACTGTAAAATTTACGGTCCAAAAACGATCAACCAAGCAGCCCATTTGTATTTTTCTTACATGAGTATATTTTATAGGTATATTGGGCCTCAAAGCGACCAACCAAGCAGGGCCTAAACTGAATCCGGGAAGAGGAGGACTTTGAAATTAAGATGTGACACAAATAAATTTAGAGTTCTTTTTGGATTGTGCTTAATAATAAGCTGCTAAATAttattaataataataataaaagaaaaggcGAAAAGAAGTGGCACAAGAAATCCCCATCGTCTTCCTCGGATACCTTCCTTCCTTCATTGTTTTACTCGCCGCCGGTGCGCCTCTCTACTCCTCGCCGTACTCTCCTCAGTCCGACCGACCGGCCGACCCACCGCGGCTCGACCGGCCGACCCACCGCGGCTCGACCTGCCGCTGCCGGTGCCccacctcttctcctcctccgctgcGGCCCCCACCCCCTCTGCCCTTCACGCGCCGCCGTCGCCCCCTGCTTGTCTCAGCCCGGTCCACACTTCCAGCCTCTGCTTTCCGAGGTATGAGcatacatccatccatccatgatTAGTTAAACTCCATTGGCTCCATCCAGAAATTATGGATGCACACCGGATCCGCCCCTGGCCTGTCCCCAGTAAAGGAAGCAACTTTTGTGTGTGCGTGTTTTTTCTTTGGGAAAATTTGTTAGAGAAAATATGTTTTAAATTTAATTAGGCTTCTCTTTGTTTCTGCAGTTTACAATGGGGAACATGCTCACCTTCATGCTTGGAACAACTGCAGTGGTGGATAATAGCCATCCAAGGCAACATCACCACCCAGgagccagcagcagcagcagcaacaggatAGCAGGCCATCAGTTTGAACCGCTGAGCATTCTGGCTTTCAGggctatgtctgagcacataggacgCAGTGAAGTGTTCTGTCGAAAGCAGATAGCAAATGACCGGTTTCGGCTGCGCTGAGCATTCTGGTTTGCGGAGCAATCCATGCCAAGGGGATATCAGCAAACGATCCATTCAAACTGTGTGGCATTCTCATCTTTGGAGTTTTGTCCGACTACATCCTTTACGGGGTAGAGGAACCAGCGATTGAtctgcttggagaccttccagaggtACCACGCTAAAATCTCGTGCTCCAGCCCGTCTGTTGGTTGCAGATTACTAGTTTCTACTTTTGTGCAACTACATTATATTTTTTGTTATGCAGGGCGTACTGTGCACAGTTTTCTCAAAATTGTCTCTGGAAGAGGCTTTAAGAACCAGTGCCGTCTCAAGAAAATGGAGATACTTGTGGACAGTTTGTCCTAAACTGAGTTTCGATGGAGATACAATATGTGGCAAGAATAATTATGGGGAAAGAGTGTATAATCTAGTGTTCAGTCGCATTGTTAATAGGGTCCTGGGACAGTGCCGTGGCAAGTTGGTTGAAGAGCTTGAAATCAAAATTGAGTTGAACTGGATGCTGGTTGAGCATCTTGATAATTGGGTTCGTTTTGCTGTATCATCGCGGACAAAGGCACTAGTTTTTGATTTAGCACGAGAACAGCGTCAACCTCCAGGTTCTGATGATCAGTACAAATTTCCATTTGAGCTTTTGGACGGGGACAGTATATGCCGTCTACAGAAACTTCATCTTAGCTTTGTAGATTTCCAGCCACCAATGCATTTTAGTGGTTTCCCTAACCTAAGGAAGCTTGATCTGAGCATAGTGAATGTCAGTGGGAAGGATATTCAACATATGTTGTCAAACTGCTGTAACCTGGAGTGGCTGAGTATTGTTAGATGTCATCTCAATGGTGAACTAAAGGTTAACGGCCCACTGCCTCACCTGCTATACTTGAAAATTGCCTCCTGCAGATTAACAAATATAGCATTCAATGCTGTGAACCTTGCGACTTTCGAATACAGAGGAGTGGCGGTGCCTATTGACCTCAGTAAATCATCAGAACTGAAATGTGCAAACATATGGTATCTTGGAGACACGTTGGAGCACACTATTACAGTTCTTGGTGAAGTGCTTATAAATGTGCAACAGCTGACCCATAATGCAGACTGTAAATCACCAGAGGTTTGCTCTTCAACCATCTTTTATATCGTGGATTATCCTATTATATTATGTATTcgtgtcatggcctttgattatcTATCTTTCAGGTTCCCTGTTTGATGTCTTACCCGTTCAAGTTTTCTCGGATGACATATTTACAACTGAAGTTGGTCTATGTCGAAGAAATCGACAGCTTGTCGTTGGTCTCTTTTCTGAGGTCTGCTCCTTCAATTGAGAAGTTAGAGCTGCATGTAAGTACTCGTATGTTTTTTTGGCTGATAGTCTATACATTTCTTATTAGTATTACTACATTATAGCTTCTTCTAAGGCACTGCACGTCTCATTTTTGAActatgcaaatgtcatgcttacaACTGAGAAGCATATTAGTCCGAGTATAAAACGTGATAAGCCAAGTTGTGCTGAAGAATTTCTTTTTATCTGTGTTGTTGCATATACTGTCTTCTTGGAACTAATGCATGGAGATTGACTTTTAGACAGGCTTGCCGTTCCTCGTCCAGTTTAAATCTTTCATAAACTAAAATGACAATTTGATAAAACTCTGTCAGCAACTTGGTCACGTACTCAGATTATTCATTGACATTTGATTATAGATAGATAAAATGGATAATAGATTAGTCACAAGCCTTCTCACTTCATTTTTGGTTCAAAATTGCAGTTCTGTAATGTTGCTTATGAGCGCGTGGTACAAGAACCTAAACCTATGAGGAAGCTTTCGGAGCGTCTGTTCAACGACATGAAGAGCTTGCATATTACAGGATTTGAAGCATGCAAGGGGGAAGTTGAGTTCCTTCTGCACATGGTAGAAAATGCCCCTGCATTGGAGTTCTTATGTATAGATCACTCGTATCAATATCCACCAGAAGGCCTTCACAAAGACAAAGAACTGGATGTTGACTTGCTTCATACAACTATAAGAAGGCATCTTAAAGGAAAGATTTCACCCAGTTGCACCTTGATTTTACTTTAAGGGATCAGTTGTTGTAGGGATGTATAGCCATGGATCAGTTGGTTAATTTTCTTAGTTTAGTTTCACTGGCATTAACAATCAACGATGCTGGTGCCATTTCTATCTCCTTGAGACAAGAACAATGTTGGTCTCATTTAGTGAAAGGAGGGTTCGATCCCTTTTGTAAGCATCAACATTGTAACTACATATCATGGATAAGCACTGCAGGCACTTTTGATTTCCTTTGTTGGAAATGATTTATGATTGTTATGCAAAACACATTGCAGCTGCATCTGTCACTCTACTTTGTAGTTGCAGGTGTTTGTCTCAAAAACTTGGTGTAAACCCAACTAGTTATACATGCCAACAAAACATAGTTTGGCACCTCAGCTGCACATGTTTGTCTCGTAGTTTCTGCTACTATCAAGACACATATAGTAGATCTACTCGGTGATGAGGGAAAGAAGAACAGGACCTCGACGAAAGAGCGAAGGAGAACGCATAAGGATGTTGTCGATGCTGATAGCCTCCTTGCGAGGGAGGtgtggcggcacatcgacgaCCGCCCTCGACACCCAATACCGGATCATCGCGCGTGCCTCGTCAGCACTGGAAACCAGCACCACCTGGACGCTCTCCTCATCCGCAAGCTTGTCCTCGGCGGCAGCAGCGGCACGCGCTGCTGCTGCGGCAGCGCGTCTCTGCACCATGCTCATCATGGCGAGGACGTGAATGCACGTGGTCGAGTGCCAGACGGACGACGAGGAGAGCGGTGGTCGGAGGAGCCACCCTGGATGCTGGAAGCCTCGCGAGCGCGTGGCGGATCAGTAAGTGCATGccatcatcagctgctgcagcggtCGTCGGAGCACGCGGGCGGGTGCACGCCGGGGCGGGGGCGGGATGTCGGCGTGGGCGTCCTCGCTGCCCGATGGGAGCAGCCGAAGGCTCAGGGGCCGGAGAAAACTGACGAAATCAAGAAGCGCCGCGTCCTTCTCGGGGGGAATCGTGGTGCAGAGCCGGCGCAGGGCGAGGTAGAAGATGACGGCAAGCATGGTGCACCTGGCGCGGGCGCTGGGTGTCGGCGGCAGAAGTAGAAACACCCTCCTGTTTAAAGTTATATCTCATTTTGATCTGTTTTGTTGCCGCCTCACGGCCTTCGCCTTGGTGGGGTGAActttttttttttaaatccaaGAGCTTGTAGAAGGAGCGACCGGAAAGTCATGGATGCAAACTAAGTGACGCCGACGACCACGATCTCCAAAGAAAATCGTCGCCCCCAAGAAGAAAGCATCGATAAGGGCCTATATATTAGCTTAATGATTGAAAGATAAAACCGTTTTAaagttttcagaataaaatttataATGATGATGTCATTGCATTCATGTCctcccactagtagaaaagagggctctcgtccacttgatgaaatcccattagtgccggttcactcacgaaccgggacccatgggggcatcggtcccggttcgtgaggccacggCGCCagccgggcctcgtgggccattggcCCCCGTTTGTATGACCCATTTGATCCCGGTTCcagacatgaaccgggaccaatctgCCTCGCTCatggcccacaaccattagtcccggtttgtggctggaaccgggaccaaatgttgaACTTTAttctcggttccagccacaaaccgggaccaatggttggcctatatataccccctgcccGCGAGCAGAGCAGTAGTTCACTGCTCCGTTTTTTTGAccggccgtgggagagctttgtggtgctctagctcacctcataTGCACAtggggtgttcgatgaaatgcccgagccacacttaagctttctcctctcgaatctccttgtccaagctccattttcctcaagttttgtgtagctttggctGTCCGTCCtatcccgtccccgtcctcaccgccgtcgatcgcccgcacccATCTTGACGCGGGCATCacgtggttagtctcttcttcttatcttgtttctaaaagaaaaaagttcttacttgtatgatttagatagatgcttatgtaattttcttacttttattattgtttgttattatatagtgcgatggttttggtatccgcctccgtcagcCCTCATCATGTCTATGGTTCGgatgttgcaacggaagaaaaaagatCACAATCTCCAATGGACGAACAAATTTTGCTGAATCATCGGGATACACTATTACTTTCAATTTCATGAAATCTTGAACATTTTCTTAAAATCGTGCACATATTTGAAAGCGTGAAACTTTCCTAAATTAGTGAACACTTATTAATTCATAACCATTTTCTATAAgtaagaatattttttgaattcatgaatatCTAATACTATTGGAAGATaattttgaaattgggaaaaattAAACAATTTTCTTGAATTGGCGAACATTTCTGGAATCgacgaacatttttttgaaatttattggaacaatttttgaaattcacaaacatttttttgatttaacaaatattttttgaaattaaaaaacattttttgaaatgcatgatcgTTTTTTGAATGAATAAACTCTTTTGTAAGTCACGAACAGTTTTtgaatttttaggatattttcCATCGATAAAAATTTCTTGGATTGGTAAAATTTTATTCAATTTCATTAACATTTTTTTACACAAgaacttttaaaaaaatcatgaatattttattaTTTGCCAAACATTTATTTTCAATGTTCCAAACATTTTTTGTACAAAAACAGGGCAGCTGTGATGGAACCGCCCTGTCGACCGCCCGTGTTGACCATGTCAGCCACACCAGACTTCATCTGCTCCCAGTAGCTTTCCTCCATAGGGAATCTCCAGAACTTCTCCCCGGATAACTCAGATAACTCAGATGCAGCAGTGACTTCCTGGGCTAGTTCATCACTTGGTGTGAAGATTCCTGAAGAGACATGTTCATTAGTATGCATGACTTCAGAGTACTCCACTATTTCCATCTTAGAAGCACACATAATTGAAGTTGGGTGAGAGGAAAATATGTGTTTGAGCTTACCAGCAATGCTAGGCCCAAGTGCAACAACACAGGCACCGGTTAGTGTTGCCAGATCAATAATCTGTATGTCACAATAAttacattaagtcgcaaggcaatTGAGTAAAAAATTCAAAGCAAACTAATGAACATCACTTATCTGTTCTAAGTTATCTTTCTCTTTCAACAGATATGGTAAGCATAATTGATTGTTTAGGTCATGTAGTGCGATGCATAACTCCTTATATGGCAAGCTAAAAAAAAATGATAAATCATGCTTTTGTAAGTGGACTGAGCAAATAAAGTAGTGCCCCTCGATGCTGAATAAGGATATGAGTTTTACTACAGATTTTTTAACATATCCGCattacaactactacaacaatatcTGGTTGATATTCCACTTAAAGTTCTCTGCATCAATCGTCAAAGCCGCCAAATTTGTATGAACAGAATATGATGTCTAAAGAAGCAATTTATTACCTTGTCAACACCTTGATTACAAGCATAGACCAAAGCATCAGCAAGCGTAAGCCTCCCTTCAGCGTTAGTGTTATCTCCCCTCTCAAATTACGTAGAAGCTGTTAATTTGAAGTTTAGCCACAGATGTAATTTGTTTAGAATCCGTGCGCAAATA
This region includes:
- the LOC123397449 gene encoding leucine aminopeptidase 2, chloroplastic-like — its product is MVDRKGLQSEHEKCYSDSVAMQLSKPSIIIHVDQTLNHEISVRGDNTNAEGRLTLADALVYACNQGVDKIIDLATLTGACVVALGPSIAGIFTPSDELAQEVTAASELSELSGEKFWRFPMEESYWEQMKSGVADMVNTGGRQGGSITAALFLREFISNKHIHSYGS